In Juglans microcarpa x Juglans regia isolate MS1-56 chromosome 4S, Jm3101_v1.0, whole genome shotgun sequence, a single window of DNA contains:
- the LOC121263025 gene encoding uncharacterized protein LOC121263025: MNGREANKAAPSADLLVCFPSRAHLTLMPKPICSPARPSETNKRHRSHRHHRGGHLMKRTSTRGGVQDSPLLWSKTKPMGSEISEPTSPKVTCAGQIKVRSKSSSCNSWQSVMEEVEKIHINGKHKKRPSWVEALGLKKDVMQFLTCLRSIRFDCRCFGTFRKSDITTEDEDGEEDGEYRENDVGFEGSTDGNEASRTAFSKWFVVLQENQNNMLCKEDDEKEIERPSDDECNIAAPPPNALLLMRCRSAPAKGWLEEKEEERHDEEDEDEDEKGTGKGERKAKSLKCSMEGEKRTKKENMVVMKYDTDFCKISSDVAKETWLAGGMRDPISRSRSWKR; this comes from the coding sequence ATGAATGGAAGAGAAGCCAATAAAGCAGCTCCTTCGGCTGATCTGCTAGTATGTTTTCCTTCTCGAGCCCACCTAACACTAATGCCCAAGCCCATATGCAGCCCAGCAAGACCTTCCGAGACGAACAAGCGCCACCGCAGCCACAGGCACCATCGCGGCGGCCACCTGATGAAAAGAACGAGCACCAGAGGTGGCGTCCAGGACAGCCCTTTGCTATGGTCCAAAACCAAGCCAATGGGCTCGGAGATCTCGGAACCGACGTCCCCGAAAGTCACGTGCGCCGGGCAGATCAAGGTCAGGTCCAAAAGCAGTTCATGCAATAGCTGGCAATCAGTCAtggaagaagttgaaaaaattcatataaacgGAAAACATAAAAAGAGACCCAGTTGGGTTGAAGCTCTCGGGTTAAAGAAAGATGTAATGCAATTCTTGACGTGTTTACGAAGCATAAGATTTGATTGTCGGTGTTTTGGGACATTTCGTAAGTCAGATATAACTACTGAGGATGAAGACGGCGAAGAAGATGGAGAATATCGGGAAAATGACGTGGGCTTCGAGGGGAGTACTGATGGCAATGAGGCTTCAAGAACTGCATTCTCCAAATGGTTCGTGGTTCTACAGGAAAACCAGAATAACATGTTGtgcaaagaagatgatgaaaaagagatagagagaccATCTGATGATGAATGTAATATTGCTGCTCCTCCACCAAATGCTTTGCTGCTTATGCGCTGTAGATCTGCTCCTGCAAAAGGTTGGttggaagagaaagaagaagagaggcATGATGAggaagacgaagacgaagacgaaAAAGGTAcaggaaaaggagagagaaaagcaAAGAGTTTGAAGTGTTCAATGGAGGGAGAGAAGAGAACGAAAAAAGAGAACATGGTTGTGATGAAATACGACACTGATTTCTGCAAAATCTCGTCTGATGTAGCAAAGGAGACATGGCTTGCCGGTGGAATGAGAGATCCAATTTCAAGAAGTCGAAGTTGGAAAAGATGA
- the LOC121262858 gene encoding TPR repeat-containing thioredoxin TTL1-like yields the protein MAEIKCKVAGDHLGCGFIGGIFQRRSYWPRRTSVHSLPADTSNDVVNAKSAENSKRHRSSSGVSAPAASNLGKPAPKLNEQPLARNSISLHSRLPASHIQGQRLSDAPRNSTSSCSTSSGQRKMSRLPDTGDERKPKREPPGDSTELTRMATDSQQLSESKALVRATSSNVMLLGHLGNLRQTGPGKLVANNSPNATVKTVNYLSGNLQEKSSMPNPKNGVGKTGSNAIMGNIVRKSSDKYRQFRGPVNKLDPEAFKSLGNDAYKQGRFEQALAQYERAIALDPNKSSYHCNKSAALIGLGRLAEAIFECQEAIRIVPSYHRAHHRMAKLYLRVGEAQNAMYHCKYSGAYADSEDIAQAQSLQRQLSRCTKARKLKEWNTLLKETQSAISSCADSAPQVYALQTEALLNLCRHEEAYATYQKAPNFSIDFCTRLFGPSGSAYIMMIEALVFLAAGRFEDAVAASQHAARLDPSDKEVNTVVIGARASASARLSGNLLFRASKFSEACGVYSEGLENDPYNSVLLCNRAACRSKLGQFEKAVEDCTAALSVRPSYSKARLRRADCNSKLERWEAAVQDYEILIRETPGDEEVGRALFEAHVQLKKLRGEDIKDLKFGPNLIFITSHERFRHFVTSPGMSVVLFCKKTTQKQVLQVLEQVCQKFPSINFLKVEIEDHPYLAKSERVRSVPAFKIYKNGTRVKEIPGNDREVLETSVKLYSS from the exons ATGGCGGAAATAAAGTGCAAAGTAGCTGGTGATCACTTGGGTTGTGGTTTTATAGGGGGAATCTTCCAACGCCGGAGCTACTGGCCGAGAAGAACTTCTGTGCATTCACTTCCGGCAGACACTAGCAATGATGTAGTCAATGCAAAGAGTGCTGAAAATTCCAAGAGGCACAGAAGCAGCTCCGGTGTGTCTGCTCCCGCAGCATCCAATTTAGGTAAACCTGCACCAAAACTCAATGAACAACCCCTCGCAAGGAACTCTATCTCGCTTCATTCCAGGCTTCCTGCCTCTCACATTCAAGGTCAAAGACTGTCCGATGCTCCTAGAAACTCAACATCATCTTGCAGTACTAGTTCAGGCCAAAGAAAAATGTCTCGGCTCCCGGACACCGGAGATGAAAGGAAGCCGAAAAGAGAGCCCCCCGGAGACAGTACAGAGCTGACTAGGATGGCAACTGATTCCCAGCAATTAAGTGAAAGCAAAGCCCTTGTTCGAGCCACATCAAGCAATGTAATGCTTTTAGGCCACCTCGGTAACTTGCGGCAGACAGGGCCAGGGAAATTGGTAGCAAATAACAGTCCCAATGCCACTGTTAAAACTGTGAATTACCTTTCCGGAAATCTTCAAGAGAAAAGCTCCATGCCTAACCCCAAAAATGGCGTTGGGAAAACTGGCAGCAATGCTATTATGGGCAACATTGTCAGGAAGAGTAGTGATAAATATAGACAGTTTCGAGGTCCGGTGAATAAATTAGATCCTGAAGCGTTCAAGTCTCTGGGAAATGATGCATATAAGCAGGGAAGATTTGAACAGGCCTTAGCACAATATGAACGAGCCATAGCTCTCGATCCAAATAAATCCTCCTATCATTGCAATAAGAGTGCCGCTTTGATAGGTCTAGGCCGGCTTGCGGAGGCTATCTTTGAATGCCAAGAAGCTATTCGGATAGTGCCTTCATATCATAGAGCTCATCATCGTATGGCAAAACTGTATCTCAG AGTGGGAGAAGCACAGAACGCAATGTATCACTGCAAATACTCTGGCGCCTATGCTGACTCGGAAGACATAGCCCAAGCTCAGTCTCTACAGAGACAACTCAGCAGGTGCACCAAGGCTCGTAAGCTAAAAGAGTGGAATACTCTGCTAAAGGAAACCCAGTCAGCAATATCTTCCTGTGCTGACTCAGCACCACAg GTCTACGCTCTGCAAACCGAGGCCTTGCTGAACCTTTGTAGACATGAAGAAGCCTATGCGACCTACCAGAAGGCACCAAACTTCAGTATTGATTTTTGTACAAGGCTGTTTGGCCCTTCAGGTAGTGCTTACATAATGATGATTGAGGCACTGGTTTTCCTGGCAGCTGGCAG GTTTGAGGATGCAGTGGCAGCATCTCAACATGCAGCTAGACTTGACCCAAGCGACAAGGAGGTGAATACAGTGGTAATCGGGGCTAGAGCATCAGCATCAGCTCGATTGAGCGGAAATCTGCTCTTCAGGGCATCAAAATTCTCTGAAGCGTGTGGGGTATACAGTGAAGGCCTAGAAAATGATCCTTATAACTCAGTTCTGCTGTGCAACCGAGCAGCCTGTCGGTCAAAGCTGGGTCAATTTGAGAAAGCTGTTGAAGACTGCACAGCAGCCCTGAGCGTGCGGCCTTCTTATAGCAAGGCTAGGCTACGACGGGCAGATTGTAATTCCAAG TTGGAAAGATGGGAAGCTGCAGTTCAAGACTATGAGATATTGATAAGAGAGACTCCCGGGGATGAGGAAGTGGGCAGGGCTTTGTTTGAGGCCCATGTCCAGCTTAAGAAGCTACGTGGTGAAGACATTAAGGACCTAAAATTTGGTCCAAATTTGATTTTCATCACTAGTCATGAACGTTTTAGACACTTTGTAACCTCACCAG GGATGTCCGTGGTGCTTTTTTGTAAGAAAACGACCCAAAAGCAAGTGTTGCAAGTCCTGGAGCAAGTTTGCCAGAAATTCCCATCAATCAACTTCCTGAAG GTTGAGATCGAAGACCACCCCTACTTAGCGAAATCAGAGCGTGTAAGGTCCGTTCCGGCCTTCAAGATATACAAGAACGGAACAAGGGTGAAAGAAATTCCAGGCAACGACCGTGAAGTATTGGAAACTTCAGTCAAATTGTACAGCAGTTGA